A stretch of DNA from Fimbriimonadia bacterium:
TGTAGCGTCCACGTCGCACACTGCCACCAGCTTCACGCCGGGCTTGGTAGCGATCCATCGGGCCACGTTCAGCCCTTGCTGAAACCCGCCCTTGCGTCCGCCAGGCCCGATGCAGCCGATGTTGATCGTGTCGTTCGGGCCGATGGGCCTCCTCTGAGCTACCTGTGCTGCCTCTGCGGCCTCGGCTTCGGCCACGAACCACTTTGGCAGGCCGGCCGCGACCATGCCGGCCGCCGTGGTCCTCAGGAACGCTCTTCGAGAGATATCAGATTGCATAGCTTCACCTCGTGGCACAGGAGTTCCGGGGTGGCCTAGGGCTTCCTGCAGGGCCGCTCTGCAGGGCTGGCGAAGAACGGCACGATGGGGCGACGTTGCCTCACGAGGAGGAACGATGAAGCTCGGTATTCAGAACTACACGCTGCGTGACCTACTGGCCAAGGACTTCTTCGGCACGCTGGAGAAGGTCCGGCAGCTCGGTCTTCGCTACTGCCAGATATCGGGTGGCCTGTACGGCCACACCCCCGCCGCGGTGCTGGAACACTTCAAACGGATGGATATGAAGGCGGTTGCCGTTCACGTGGGTTTGGATCAGCTCAACAATGACTTCGAGCGTGTGATCGAAGAGGCGACGATCTTGGAGTACGGATACATCGTGCTGCCTTGGGTGGACAAGGCGCAGTATGGGCAGGGATGGGCCAAGTTCGCCAAGGAATTGGAGCCCATCGCACGCAAGGTGCACGAGCGCGGTTTCCGTTTCCTCTATCACAACCATAGCTTCGAGTTTGCCAAGGAGCCCGATGGCAAGGTGGGCTATGACGCCTTTTTCGAGGCTGCAGACCCGAAGCTGATAGGAGCGGAGCTAGACACCTATTGGGTCAAGCATGGCGGTTACGATCCCGCTGCATACATTCGTAAGCTGAAGGGGCGTGTGCCGGTGCTGCACTTCAAGGACATGGGCCGTGATGAGAAGCGGTCTTTCGTCGAGCCTGGGCAGGGGATTCTGGACTGGGACGACATCATCGCCGCGTGCAAGGAGGCGGGTTCGGAGTATGCGTTCATCGAGCTGGACACCTGCCCTCGCGAACACATCGAGTCCGTCCGTATCTCCACCGAGTTCCTTCGGTCCAAGGGCCTGACGGAATAGCAGTGTCCGCGTTGCGAATCGGTGTCATAGGATGCGGCGCGATACACGCCACTCACTGCGATGCCATCCGCCAGATCGCTGGTGCTGAGTTGGCGGCGGTGATGGACGTCAACGCCGACCGTGCTAGGACCGCAGGGCACAAGTACGAGGTGCCGTGGTTTACCTCGCTAGGTCCGCTCCTGCGGCGGGTGGATGCTGTCGACGTGTGTACGCCGAGTGGCACTCATGCCTCGATCGGCCTGCGTGCCGCACGAGCCGGTAAGCACATCGTGGTCGAGAAGCCGATTGATGTTAGCGTTCGCGCTGCAAAGAGATTGGTGGAGACGTGCAAAGAACTGGGGCTCACTCTGGCATGCATTAGCCAGCATCGATTCGCCGCCACGGTGCGTGCCGCGCGAGACGTGGTGCAGGGCGGCCTGCTGGGCCGAATGCTGATGGGTGACGCGTACGTGAAGTGGCACCGGTCTCAAGAGTACTATGACAGCGGCGAGTGGAGGGGCACGCACAGGCTGGATGGTGGGTGCCTGATGAACCAGGCCATTCACTATGTGGACCTGCTGCTTTGGATCATGGGGCCGGCCGCCTCCGTCCGTGCACTCACCCGAACAGCGTGTCACCGGATGGAATGCGAGGACGTGGCGGTGGTGATGGTGGAGTTTGCCAGTGGTGCGATGGGTGTGATCCAAGCATCCACCTGCTGCTATCCCGGCCTGCCGGAGCGCCTGGAACTGCATGGCGAACGCGGGACTATCGTCATCGAGGCAGACCGCATCTCGCGTTGGGACTTGGAAGGGGTGCCGACTCCATCAGCGCAAGCCCAGCCGAGCTCGACTGGCGCGGGCGATCCGACGGCTATCTGGGGGGAGCAGCACCGGCTGCAACTACAGGACTTCGTGCGTGCCGTGAGCGAGCGGCGTGAGCCGGAGGTGAGTGGGAAGAACGCACTCGACACCCTGGGGTTCCTGGATGCCGCGTACCGCAGCGCTCGGCGAGGTGGGATGAGAGTGAATTTGAGCCCTGCCTGCTCGCTCTAGACGTGTGGTGTCGGGTGCCATGGGCAACGAATTGCCCATGGCACCCGAAGAACTGGATCGGAGTGCACTAGGAAGGGACCGGCCTGTAGCACATCGAACCCAGCACTATGTTGATCGCATGTATCGTCATAATTGGCGCACTTCTTCAGACGTCTGATACCCGACAGGTCGGCCCCCAGGACGGCGGGTCGCACTTGCTTCCCACCAGCCGGCTGATCCGGCCGGCTGGGCAGCTTCTCGAGCTGGACCGCGGCAGGCCCGTGGACATGGTGCTGTCCAGAGACGGCAAGCTGCTGTTCGTGAAGGATCGTGCAGCGCTGCGAGTCGTGGATGCCGTGAACTGGAAGCTGCTCCAAACAGTGACACTCCCGGGTGGTGCTTCGCTCCACGGCATCGCCGTTTCGCATGACGGTGCCACCGTCTGGGTGACCAACGCGGCAGACCGACTGCACGAGTTCCGCAAGACGGAGGACGGCACCTATGCGCTCTCACGGAGCATTCACCTACCCGGGCCAGGTGGTAGCGGCTCATCGTTTCCCTGTGGCATCACGCTTTTGCAGGACGAGGCCACCGCCTACGTCTGCCTATCGCGCAACAACTCGGTGGGAGTCGTCGACCTAGCCGCCGGCGCACTGGTGAGGGAGATCTCGGTGGGTGTCGCTCCTTACGACGTGGTGTTGGACGGAGTGGCCGACAGGCTTTGGGTGACAGTTATGGGTGGTAAGCCACCGGCTGCAGACGAGCCGAAAGCACCTTCCGCAGGCACTCCTACTCTGGTGGACGACCGTGGGGTAGCGGCGTCCGGCGGCGTGTACGAGGTCTCACTGTCCGATGGGCGTGCGGTGGGCATGATCCCGGTAGGACTTCAGCCTTGCGAACTGCTGCTGCTTGCCGACAGCAATCTCTTGTTGTGTGCCAACGCCAACTCGGACTCTGTGACATGGATTGACACGGACACCAAGAAGGTCATTTTCGACCTGACTATCAAACCCGATACTAAGCTGCCGTTCGGTTCGATGCCGAATGCGCTAGCAGTGTCGGCGGACGGTAAGAGCCTGTACGTCGCACTGGCAGGCAACAACGCGGTCGCAGTGGTAGACATCTCACATCCCCGTGCACCCTACGTGCTCGGTTTCGTTCCAAGTGGGTGGTACCCTGTCGCGCTCGTGTCTCACGGTGCCAACGTGTTCGTAGCAGCAAACAAGGGTATTGGTTCCAGAACTCCTGTCAGGGATATGGAGAAAGGTTGGAACTCCCACGATCATCGCGGTTCTCTCCAACGCTTCGCCGCTCCTAGCTTAGCGGACCTCGCCCGAATGACGTCAGAGGTACGCCGCTATGGCAAAGTGCCCCAGATACTGCGGTCGTTCGAGCGAACAGGGGCCGGCGCTGCGGCACCTCAGCCAGTGCCTGCTCGCCTGGGAGATCCGTCGGTGTTCGAGCACGTCATCTACGTGATCAAAGAAAACCGCACCTACGATCAGATGTTCGGTGACATAGAGAAGGGTGACGGCGATCCGAAGCTGTGTACTTTCGGTAGAGACATCTCGCCGAACCACCATGCGCTCGCCGAGCAATTCGTGCTGCTCGATAACTATTACTGCAACGGCGTGCTTTCAGCCGATGGACACTCATGGGCGACGGAAGGGAACGTCACCCCGTACTTGGAGAAGGCTTTCGGTGGCTTCACACGCTCATACACTTTCGGTGACGATCCACTCACCTACTCCAGCAGCGGCTTCATCTGGGACGGCATCCTGGGAGCGGGGCTTTCCTTCCGCAACTACGGAGAGATGGACTCGGCGGTCCTGCCCTCGGGCTGGGGCTTCAAAGAGGTGTGGGAGGCATACCGGAAGGGCGAACGTACCGAGTTCGGACAAGACATCGGCATAGCACGACTGCGGTCCTATTCCTGTCGCGACTATCCGGGTTGGAGCATGGCCATTCCCGATGTGTTGCGAATGGACCGGTTCTTGGAGGAGTTTCGTCAGTTCGAGCGAGATGGGGACCTCCCCAACTTCGTGCTCATCTACCTGCCCCAAGACCACACGTCGGGGACCAGCCCGGGATGGCCCACTCCGCGTGCTCACGTTGCAGACAACGACTTGGCAATCGGTCGCCTAGTGGAAGCTGTCTCTCATAGCCGCTTCTGGCCGAAAACCGTCATCTTCGTCAACGAGGACGATCCGCAGAATGGTTTCGATCACGTGGACGGCCATCGGTCTATCTGTCTCGTGATCAGCCCTTACACGAAGCGCGGAGCGGTGATCAGCGAGTTCTACAATCAGACGTCGGTGCTACATACCATCGCCCGCATCTTCGGGGTGCCGCCGCTCAACCAGCAGGATGCCTCCGCACCACTGATGAGCACATGTTTTTCTGACACTCCAGACCTAACACCATATCGAGCCCTGAACCCCGCTGTCCCGCTGGACGAACTGAACCCGCCACTCAGCTCGCTCGGTGGTCCTGCCAGGTACTGGGCCGAGGTGAGTACGAGCGTGCCGATGTACCGTCGGGGCTTGAAGACCGCACAGCACGAGCAGGACCTAAACCGTGTCATCTGGTTCGCGATGAAGGGGTACGACACACCCTATCCCGAGGAGTTGAGTGGTGCGCACGGGAAGGGCTTAGGCTCACGACGACTGGTACACGAAGAGCGCTAGACGGAGCCGCGCATGATGCCTTCGACGGTACGAGGGCCCACGTCGCGCGACCCCGATACGGGAGCTACCGTGACCGGGTACAGGTGTTCGATGATCCCGTGCTTCAGCAACAGCACCTGAAACAGCTCGATACCATCCAGATGTGCGCGTGTCAGGTCGTAGTCCATGATTCGTCCCAGATAGTCTCTGCACGCAGCGGGGTCTCGACCTTGCTCCTGTGCATGCTGCTCCGCGAGCACGTTTACAGCGTGGAGGCCCCAGCGCTTCGCTTCCTGAAGCAGTCGTACGAGTTCCGGGCTGATTCCTGGCTCACCGATCCACGCTGCCCACACGAAGGGGAGACCGGTCAGCTCCGTCCACGCGAGGCCCAAGTCCATCACGTGCAAGCCGGTTCCATCCGACCACATACCGATATCACCGATTACCACACACGCGTCGTTGCGCTCGAGCATGCGGTGTAGGTTTGGTTCCTCGTTGCACACCATGGGCACCGCATCGTATAGCTCTGCCAACAGGATCTGGGCTAGATGTGCCGAAGTCAGCGATCCGCTGTCCAAGGCCAGCGTCTCGATCTCCTCGAAGGGCTTCTTCGAGAAGAGGCGGACGCTCTTCACCTCTCCCCGCGTGCTGATGGAGATGTCAGGAACGAACTGAAGGTTCGGCCTTGCCAGCGCCTCATAGGACGAAACCAGTGCGAGGCGATAGTGTCCCAGCCGCAGACCTGCCGCAAGCATAGCTGGGGTGTCGTAGAAGACTCGCACCCCTGTTGCACTACCCGGTTGCTCCAGATACGCTACCAGTGGCCGCGCATTCAGGTAGGGAACGGCGCCGATCCGAACCTCGTCCATCACCGCCGTACCATCCAGTCTGCGAGAACGAACACGAACAGCGCAATGCTCACGAATCCATTCGCGGTGAAAAACGCAGTGTTGAGCCTAGTCAGGTCATTGGGACGCACAAGCCACTGCTCGTAGGCTAATGCTACCGCTACTACCGCCACACCCACGTAGTACACGACTCCTAGTCCTAGTGCTAGGCCACCGCCCACAAGCATCGCTACTGTAAGCACGTGGAGAAGACGAGATATGGCAATTGCCCGTGTCGCCCCAAATCTCGCAGGCGCGGAATGCAGTCTATGCACCCTATCGAACTCCTCGTCGGCCAGACTGTACAGGATGTCGAACCCTGCGATCCAACACATGACTGCTGCCGAAAACCACGCCGGCCCCGGAGCCAGCGACCCAGTGACCGCGATCCAGGCAGCCGTGGGTGCCACGCCGATCGCAGCACCGAGCCAGAGGTGGCTAAGCCACGTGAACCTCTTCGAGTAACTGTACGTCATCACCAACGCCAGTGCGACAGGACCCAGCCGTAGTGCCAGCGGGTTCAGAAACCACGTGGACAGCACGAACAGCCCCAGCATTACGGCTAGGAACATCCATGCGTGCGCCAAAGTGAGCCGCCCGGCTGGAAGTGCCCGATTCGCGGTCCGGGGGTTCAGCGCATCCAGCTTTGCGTCCACGATCCGGTTGAACGCCATCGCGACACTACGGGCGCTCACCATCGCAACCAGCAACCACATCAGCACCGAAGGAGCAGGGAAGCCCTCGGCCGCAAGCAGCATGCCGATCAGCGCAAATGGCAGGGCGAAGACCGAATGCTCGAACTTCACCAGCTCCAGGAATTCCCGGGTGGCACCCAGTGGACGCAGTGGTTCGAAACCTATGGATGAAGACATCGTGCCTAAAAAGCATACCTGCCTCTCGCGGAGCCGTGAGGCCCCGCATTCTTGCCACAATCGCGGAATCGGGCCCAACTGGTGAACTGAAGGCCTGCCTCGTGCGTACTAAAAGGGTGCATCCGTGAAAGGGGATGGCCTTCGTATGAGTGCCGATACGATGGAACGAGTAGTGACCGTCGAGTTAACCCAAGACGAGGCAATGGCCCTGCTCTCTCTGTGCGCAACCAGCATCAAGAGCATAGATGAGCAGACACGAGCCGCATTAGAGGAACTCGCCGCTTACTGCAAATCCCTCGTCAGTCCCGAGGCCCAGGCTTAGCCGTTCACTTCGGCAAGCTCACGGCCCGTTAGCCGCCGAAAGGCCTCTACGTACTTCTTCGTCGTCTCCTGCACCACGTGTTCCGGCAGTTCGGGTCCTGGCGGCGTCTTGTCCCAGTTCAATCCCTCCAGGTAATCGCGAACGTACTGCTTGTCGAAGCTCGGTGGCGAGCTCCCCGGTCTGTACACACCTGCCTCCCAGTAGCGCGACGAGTCGGGCGTGAGAACCTCGTCAATCAGAATCAGCTCGCTATCACAAGTTCCGAACTCGAATTTGGTGTCCGCGAGAATCAGCCCGGCAC
This window harbors:
- a CDS encoding menaquinone biosynthesis protein, which encodes MDEVRIGAVPYLNARPLVAYLEQPGSATGVRVFYDTPAMLAAGLRLGHYRLALVSSYEALARPNLQFVPDISISTRGEVKSVRLFSKKPFEEIETLALDSGSLTSAHLAQILLAELYDAVPMVCNEEPNLHRMLERNDACVVIGDIGMWSDGTGLHVMDLGLAWTELTGLPFVWAAWIGEPGISPELVRLLQEAKRWGLHAVNVLAEQHAQEQGRDPAACRDYLGRIMDYDLTRAHLDGIELFQVLLLKHGIIEHLYPVTVAPVSGSRDVGPRTVEGIMRGSV
- a CDS encoding UbiA family prenyltransferase, which codes for MSSSIGFEPLRPLGATREFLELVKFEHSVFALPFALIGMLLAAEGFPAPSVLMWLLVAMVSARSVAMAFNRIVDAKLDALNPRTANRALPAGRLTLAHAWMFLAVMLGLFVLSTWFLNPLALRLGPVALALVMTYSYSKRFTWLSHLWLGAAIGVAPTAAWIAVTGSLAPGPAWFSAAVMCWIAGFDILYSLADEEFDRVHRLHSAPARFGATRAIAISRLLHVLTVAMLVGGGLALGLGVVYYVGVAVVAVALAYEQWLVRPNDLTRLNTAFFTANGFVSIALFVFVLADWMVRR
- a CDS encoding Gfo/Idh/MocA family oxidoreductase, which gives rise to MSALRIGVIGCGAIHATHCDAIRQIAGAELAAVMDVNADRARTAGHKYEVPWFTSLGPLLRRVDAVDVCTPSGTHASIGLRAARAGKHIVVEKPIDVSVRAAKRLVETCKELGLTLACISQHRFAATVRAARDVVQGGLLGRMLMGDAYVKWHRSQEYYDSGEWRGTHRLDGGCLMNQAIHYVDLLLWIMGPAASVRALTRTACHRMECEDVAVVMVEFASGAMGVIQASTCCYPGLPERLELHGERGTIVIEADRISRWDLEGVPTPSAQAQPSSTGAGDPTAIWGEQHRLQLQDFVRAVSERREPEVSGKNALDTLGFLDAAYRSARRGGMRVNLSPACSL
- a CDS encoding bifunctional YncE family protein/alkaline phosphatase family protein, with amino-acid sequence MLIACIVIIGALLQTSDTRQVGPQDGGSHLLPTSRLIRPAGQLLELDRGRPVDMVLSRDGKLLFVKDRAALRVVDAVNWKLLQTVTLPGGASLHGIAVSHDGATVWVTNAADRLHEFRKTEDGTYALSRSIHLPGPGGSGSSFPCGITLLQDEATAYVCLSRNNSVGVVDLAAGALVREISVGVAPYDVVLDGVADRLWVTVMGGKPPAADEPKAPSAGTPTLVDDRGVAASGGVYEVSLSDGRAVGMIPVGLQPCELLLLADSNLLLCANANSDSVTWIDTDTKKVIFDLTIKPDTKLPFGSMPNALAVSADGKSLYVALAGNNAVAVVDISHPRAPYVLGFVPSGWYPVALVSHGANVFVAANKGIGSRTPVRDMEKGWNSHDHRGSLQRFAAPSLADLARMTSEVRRYGKVPQILRSFERTGAGAAAPQPVPARLGDPSVFEHVIYVIKENRTYDQMFGDIEKGDGDPKLCTFGRDISPNHHALAEQFVLLDNYYCNGVLSADGHSWATEGNVTPYLEKAFGGFTRSYTFGDDPLTYSSSGFIWDGILGAGLSFRNYGEMDSAVLPSGWGFKEVWEAYRKGERTEFGQDIGIARLRSYSCRDYPGWSMAIPDVLRMDRFLEEFRQFERDGDLPNFVLIYLPQDHTSGTSPGWPTPRAHVADNDLAIGRLVEAVSHSRFWPKTVIFVNEDDPQNGFDHVDGHRSICLVISPYTKRGAVISEFYNQTSVLHTIARIFGVPPLNQQDASAPLMSTCFSDTPDLTPYRALNPAVPLDELNPPLSSLGGPARYWAEVSTSVPMYRRGLKTAQHEQDLNRVIWFAMKGYDTPYPEELSGAHGKGLGSRRLVHEER
- a CDS encoding sugar phosphate isomerase/epimerase gives rise to the protein MKLGIQNYTLRDLLAKDFFGTLEKVRQLGLRYCQISGGLYGHTPAAVLEHFKRMDMKAVAVHVGLDQLNNDFERVIEEATILEYGYIVLPWVDKAQYGQGWAKFAKELEPIARKVHERGFRFLYHNHSFEFAKEPDGKVGYDAFFEAADPKLIGAELDTYWVKHGGYDPAAYIRKLKGRVPVLHFKDMGRDEKRSFVEPGQGILDWDDIIAACKEAGSEYAFIELDTCPREHIESVRISTEFLRSKGLTE